Proteins from a genomic interval of Clostridium scatologenes:
- a CDS encoding MBL fold metallo-hydrolase: MNKLKIHYLYNSGFCVETPNYIFIFDYYNDKCTENKKSLKNGVISEDLLKTEKAIYVFTSHNHYDHFNPLIFDFTKFNSNVKYILSSDIKNIREDVSSFIVKKGETIKIDNLIVKVYGSTDEGVSFLVNFDHFNIFHAGDLNWWHWKEDSSEDNKNAENWFKEEVDLIKSEKIDIAFFPVDARQEEFFYLGGKYFIENLNPQVFIPMHFREDFWVTQEFKTMMKESSTKIYNIPCRGFEIEI; this comes from the coding sequence TTGAATAAATTAAAAATACATTATTTGTATAATAGTGGATTTTGTGTAGAAACCCCAAATTATATCTTTATATTTGATTATTATAATGATAAATGTACAGAGAATAAAAAATCACTAAAAAATGGGGTCATAAGTGAAGATTTGCTAAAAACTGAAAAAGCAATATATGTTTTTACATCACATAACCACTATGATCATTTCAATCCTTTGATATTTGACTTCACTAAATTTAATTCTAATGTAAAGTATATTTTAAGCAGCGATATAAAAAACATAAGAGAAGATGTAAGTTCCTTTATTGTAAAAAAAGGCGAAACAATAAAAATAGATAATTTAATTGTAAAAGTATATGGTTCTACAGATGAAGGTGTATCTTTTTTAGTAAATTTTGATCATTTTAATATATTCCATGCAGGCGATTTGAATTGGTGGCACTGGAAAGAAGATAGTTCTGAAGACAATAAAAATGCTGAAAATTGGTTTAAAGAAGAAGTTGATCTTATAAAAAGTGAAAAAATTGATATAGCATTTTTCCCAGTTGATGCAAGACAAGAAGAATTTTTCTATCTTGGTGGAAAATATTTTATAGAAAATCTGAACCCCCAAGTTTTCATTCCTATGCATTTTAGAGAAGACTTTTGGGTAACACAAGAATTCAAAACAATGATGAAGGAATCCTCTACAAAAATTTACAATATACCATGTAGAGGATTTGAAATAGAAATTTAA
- a CDS encoding VOC family protein, whose translation MKFKFDHNNINVLDLEKSIKFYKEALGLEEVRRHHSSDESFILAFLKSSEGEHQIELTWLKDRKEPYNLGDNEIHMAVRTDAYEAAHKKHKEMGCICYENEQMGLYFIADPDGYWTEILPFKASEIK comes from the coding sequence ATGAAATTTAAATTTGATCATAACAATATTAATGTTTTAGACTTAGAAAAAAGTATTAAATTTTACAAAGAAGCTCTTGGGCTAGAGGAGGTAAGAAGACATCATTCTTCAGATGAAAGCTTTATATTAGCATTCTTGAAATCAAGTGAAGGAGAACATCAGATTGAGCTTACATGGCTTAAAGATAGAAAAGAGCCATATAATTTAGGAGATAATGAAATACATATGGCAGTAAGAACAGATGCTTATGAAGCTGCTCATAAAAAGCATAAAGAAATGGGATGTATATGTTATGAAAATGAACAAATGGGACTTTATTTTATAGCAGATCCAGATGGATATTGGACTGAAATATTACCTTTTAAAGCATCTGAAATCAAATAG
- a CDS encoding histidine phosphatase family protein, whose product MKIYITRHGETEWNKELRMQGWKNSNLTEKGIEDAKSLGKRLKNIDFHLIYSSPLKRALDTAKYIRGMKNTKIVINENFKEMNFGLWEGMNEKELTTHYTKEYEIFLQKPQLFKPFGGETFTELVNRIEKGLYDVIDNNSNTDNILIVAHAVVIKAIMKIVKGYGIEKLWSLPFIRGTSITVLEVENRNIKILLEGDTSHVL is encoded by the coding sequence TTGAAAATATACATAACAAGACATGGTGAAACAGAATGGAATAAAGAACTTAGAATGCAGGGATGGAAAAATTCTAATCTCACAGAAAAAGGTATTGAAGATGCCAAAAGCCTTGGAAAACGTCTTAAAAACATAGATTTTCATTTAATTTATAGTAGTCCTTTAAAAAGAGCCTTAGATACAGCAAAGTACATTCGAGGAATGAAAAATACAAAAATAGTAATAAACGAAAATTTTAAAGAAATGAATTTTGGATTATGGGAAGGAATGAATGAAAAAGAACTAACAACGCATTATACAAAAGAATATGAAATTTTTCTTCAAAAGCCACAACTATTTAAACCTTTTGGAGGAGAAACTTTCACAGAACTTGTAAATAGAATAGAAAAAGGCTTATATGATGTTATTGATAATAATAGCAATACTGACAATATACTAATTGTAGCTCATGCTGTGGTTATTAAGGCTATTATGAAAATAGTTAAAGGATATGGAATTGAAAAATTGTGGAGTCTTCCATTTATACGTGGTACAAGCATTACTGTTTTAGAAGTAGAAAATAGAAATATAAAAATTTTATTAGAGGGTGATACATCACATGTACTCTAA
- a CDS encoding Nramp family divalent metal transporter, with amino-acid sequence MLVKIKQLLKYLGPAFIISVAYIDPGNFATNISGGAKFNYELIWVILFSNIMAIFLQTMSAKLGIATGKNLPEMCAEVFPKSVNWIFWIVAELGAMATDLAEFLGGTLGLYLLFRIPLIYAGLLTGIITFMIVYMEKYGQRVIEIIITLLITIICIAYTIELFLSKPDWIEVGMHTIIPMLPNNEAVLIAVGMLGATVMPHVIYLHSHLVQYRKSGSSNLDKLQHLKMEKIDIVVAMNIAFIVNAAMLIVSAAVFYKNGIAVGTIEEAHKSLQPLLGAFSSGAFGIALLASGLSSSAVGTIAGQTIMKGFVNLSIPINLRRLITMSPAMVIIAMGINPMYVLVLSQVALSFILPFPIIQMLYISNRKDLMGVLVNNKFTKILGGLIATVIISLNILLLYLTFF; translated from the coding sequence ATGCTGGTTAAAATAAAACAGTTATTAAAATATCTAGGGCCTGCATTTATTATTAGTGTAGCATATATTGACCCAGGAAATTTTGCAACAAATATAAGTGGTGGAGCTAAGTTCAATTATGAACTGATTTGGGTAATATTGTTTAGCAATATAATGGCCATATTTTTACAAACTATGTCTGCAAAATTGGGCATAGCAACAGGAAAAAACCTTCCGGAAATGTGTGCTGAAGTTTTTCCTAAATCTGTGAATTGGATTTTTTGGATTGTTGCTGAATTGGGAGCTATGGCAACTGATTTAGCAGAGTTTCTTGGTGGGACTTTAGGATTATACTTATTGTTTAGAATTCCTTTAATATATGCAGGACTGTTAACTGGAATAATAACTTTTATGATAGTATATATGGAGAAGTATGGTCAAAGAGTTATAGAAATTATTATAACTTTATTGATAACTATAATTTGTATAGCGTATACTATAGAGTTATTTCTTTCTAAACCAGATTGGATTGAAGTAGGTATGCATACCATAATTCCTATGTTGCCTAATAATGAAGCAGTTTTAATTGCTGTTGGTATGCTTGGAGCTACAGTTATGCCTCATGTAATATATCTACATTCTCATTTAGTTCAATATAGAAAATCAGGTTCATCTAATTTAGATAAATTGCAACATCTTAAAATGGAAAAAATAGATATAGTTGTAGCCATGAATATTGCATTTATAGTTAATGCTGCAATGCTTATAGTATCTGCTGCAGTGTTTTATAAAAATGGAATAGCAGTTGGTACTATAGAAGAAGCACATAAATCATTACAGCCTTTGTTAGGAGCTTTCTCAAGTGGTGCTTTTGGAATTGCACTTTTGGCATCAGGATTATCTTCTTCTGCAGTAGGAACTATAGCAGGCCAAACTATCATGAAAGGTTTTGTTAATTTAAGTATTCCAATAAACTTAAGAAGACTTATAACTATGTCACCAGCTATGGTAATTATAGCTATGGGTATCAATCCAATGTATGTGCTTGTGCTAAGTCAAGTTGCTTTAAGTTTTATACTTCCATTTCCAATTATTCAAATGTTATATATATCAAATCGTAAGGATTTAATGGGAGTGTTAGTTAATAATAAATTTACTAAGATTTTAGGTGGATTGATAGCAACTGTAATAATATCATTAAATATATTATTGCTGTATTTAACTTTTTTTTAG
- a CDS encoding methionine ABC transporter ATP-binding protein codes for MICLNNIKKIYTNGSVKVEALKEINLHIKAGEVYGIIGYSGAGKSTLIRCINLLEKPTSGDVIVNGKNLTQLSTKELRKSREKIGMIFQNFNLMRSRTVFENVAYPLKGKGLSKQEIKDKVLSLLKLVELEEKVQVYPSQLSGGQKQRVGIARALANDPEVLLCDEATSALDPQTTGSILKLLKDINEKLKLTIVIITHQMEVVKEICQKAAVIDGGQIVEQGSVIDIFTNPKADITKRFIGSLFHYEKIYDFLKKENFAFNEITEGEKVVRISFTGEKTGHAFISKISRKFRVDASILFGNIEIIQHTPIGNLIVKLNGSNEGIANSIKYLEENNISIDTIDIKKDDKKLKVSSN; via the coding sequence ATGATATGTTTAAATAACATTAAAAAAATTTATACAAATGGTAGTGTCAAGGTGGAAGCCTTAAAAGAAATTAATCTTCATATTAAAGCTGGTGAAGTTTATGGAATTATAGGGTATAGCGGAGCTGGTAAAAGTACTTTAATTCGATGTATAAATTTATTGGAAAAGCCTACTTCAGGAGATGTAATTGTAAATGGAAAAAATTTAACACAGCTTTCAACAAAAGAGCTCAGAAAAAGTAGAGAAAAAATTGGAATGATATTTCAAAATTTTAATCTTATGCGAAGTAGAACTGTATTTGAAAATGTAGCTTATCCTTTAAAGGGTAAAGGATTGAGCAAACAAGAGATAAAAGATAAAGTATTAAGCCTTTTAAAACTAGTGGAACTTGAAGAAAAAGTTCAAGTTTATCCTTCACAGTTAAGTGGTGGACAAAAACAAAGAGTAGGTATTGCTAGAGCTTTAGCCAATGATCCCGAAGTACTTTTATGTGATGAAGCAACTTCAGCTTTAGATCCACAAACTACTGGGTCAATTTTAAAATTACTTAAGGACATTAATGAAAAGTTAAAATTAACTATAGTGATTATAACTCATCAAATGGAGGTTGTTAAGGAAATTTGCCAAAAGGCAGCAGTAATTGATGGAGGACAAATAGTAGAACAAGGATCTGTAATAGACATATTTACAAATCCAAAAGCAGATATAACAAAAAGGTTTATAGGTTCATTGTTTCACTATGAAAAAATTTATGATTTCCTTAAAAAAGAAAATTTTGCTTTTAATGAGATTACAGAAGGAGAGAAGGTAGTAAGAATATCCTTTACAGGAGAAAAAACAGGTCATGCTTTCATTTCCAAAATTTCAAGGAAATTTAGAGTTGATGCAAGTATACTATTTGGAAATATAGAAATCATCCAGCATACTCCAATTGGTAATTTGATAGTAAAGTTAAATGGATCTAATGAAGGTATAGCAAATTCAATAAAATATTTAGAAGAAAATAATATTTCTATAGATACAATAGATATTAAAAAAGATGATAAAAAATTAAAAGTTAGCAGTAATTAA
- a CDS encoding methionine ABC transporter permease has translation MIEYLNNIAPNLVKLYPDMVKSLFETFYMVAISGIISAIIGVILGVTLVVTRKENILENKIINGVLAKIINIFRSIPFIILLAAIIPVTRLLVGTTIGTKGALVPLIFGCTPFFARQIESALLDIDKGVIEAAQSMGSSSLEIIFRVMLKEGLPGIIHAVTITIISLIGLSAMAGTVGGGGLGDFAIRYGYQYFQTDIMVATIIVLLIIVNIIQFLGDILSKLVTH, from the coding sequence TTGATTGAATATTTAAATAATATAGCACCGAATTTAGTAAAGCTCTATCCTGATATGGTAAAATCACTATTTGAAACTTTTTATATGGTTGCCATTTCAGGAATTATATCAGCAATTATTGGAGTTATTTTAGGAGTTACATTGGTAGTTACAAGGAAAGAAAATATATTAGAAAATAAAATTATTAATGGAGTTCTTGCAAAAATAATTAATATATTTAGATCAATACCATTTATTATTCTTCTTGCAGCTATAATTCCAGTTACGAGACTTTTAGTAGGTACTACCATAGGTACCAAGGGAGCTCTTGTTCCACTCATATTTGGATGTACCCCTTTTTTTGCAAGACAAATTGAATCAGCATTACTTGATATAGATAAAGGAGTAATTGAAGCTGCACAATCTATGGGTTCAAGTTCTTTAGAAATTATATTTAGAGTAATGTTAAAAGAAGGACTGCCAGGTATTATTCATGCTGTAACTATAACAATTATAAGTTTAATCGGATTGTCAGCTATGGCAGGTACTGTTGGAGGAGGTGGACTTGGTGATTTTGCAATACGTTATGGATATCAATACTTTCAAACTGATATCATGGTAGCTACAATAATTGTACTTTTAATTATTGTTAATATTATTCAATTTTTAGGAGATATTTTATCAAAATTAGTAACACATTAA
- a CDS encoding MetQ/NlpA family ABC transporter substrate-binding protein — MKKFTGIFLAITLSLGLLSGCGASSGSQQSSSNKKQVVKIGITGDDHKIWDKVKEKVAKDNIDLQVVSFSDYVRPNLALAQGEIDLNAFQHHAYLDKFKKEHNLQITAIGDTVLAPLAVYSKTLKSVKDIKNGGKIAIPNDATNEGRGLNLLQSVGLIKLKDGVGSLPTLKDISENPKNIQFVELAATQIPRSLQDVDAAIINSGVAIDAKFNPVKDSILIEDVTNDKAKPYINLIAAREKDKDNEAYKKVVKAYQSDDIKQFIKETYKGAQVPVF; from the coding sequence ATGAAAAAATTTACAGGTATATTTTTAGCAATAACATTATCTTTAGGACTTTTGTCAGGTTGTGGAGCAAGCAGTGGTTCACAGCAAAGTAGTTCTAATAAAAAACAAGTAGTAAAAATAGGTATAACAGGTGATGATCATAAGATATGGGACAAAGTTAAAGAAAAGGTTGCAAAAGATAATATTGATTTGCAAGTAGTTAGTTTTTCAGATTATGTACGTCCTAATTTAGCACTTGCTCAGGGAGAAATTGATTTAAATGCATTCCAACATCATGCTTATTTAGATAAATTTAAGAAGGAACATAATTTACAAATAACTGCCATAGGTGATACTGTGCTTGCACCTCTTGCAGTATATTCAAAAACTTTAAAATCTGTTAAGGATATTAAAAATGGTGGTAAGATAGCTATTCCTAATGATGCAACTAATGAAGGTAGAGGGCTAAATTTACTTCAAAGTGTAGGGTTAATAAAATTAAAAGATGGTGTGGGAAGTTTACCAACACTTAAGGATATATCAGAAAATCCAAAAAACATTCAATTTGTAGAGCTTGCAGCAACTCAAATTCCAAGGTCTCTTCAAGATGTTGATGCAGCTATAATAAATAGTGGAGTTGCAATAGATGCAAAATTCAATCCAGTTAAAGATTCTATACTTATAGAAGATGTTACTAATGATAAAGCTAAGCCTTATATAAATTTGATAGCTGCTAGAGAAAAGGATAAGGATAATGAGGCTTACAAAAAAGTAGTTAAAGCTTATCAAAGTGATGATATAAAGCAGTTTATAAAAGAAACATATAAAGGTGCTCAAGTACCTGTGTTTTAA
- a CDS encoding epoxyqueuosine reductase has protein sequence MIDNNEDYELKVSIIEDVERMGANLIGFAPVERWEEFKDTKSEFFPQNIWTGTKTVIVLGLQIFLPMLETTPSVVYSELYNTTNRLLDDMAYKLANYLNKKGHKAFFFPRDCYGDISVLVKKPEAAFSHVLAGKYAGLGTIGCNHTLLTKKFGPRVRLVSVLTDAVIPEDRMCEEELCIKCSICKKCCPTEAFASKEGSIFKMDKEKCAKYHAELKGAYKYPCGVCIKVCPVGEDRKIYGMDANKYLKEKEVLKENKDTSEYSGWIHCRSYGSN, from the coding sequence ATGATTGATAATAATGAAGATTATGAACTAAAAGTATCTATTATTGAGGATGTAGAAAGAATGGGAGCAAATCTTATAGGTTTTGCTCCTGTAGAAAGATGGGAAGAATTTAAAGACACTAAGTCAGAATTTTTTCCTCAAAATATATGGACTGGAACTAAAACAGTTATTGTTTTAGGACTACAGATATTTTTACCTATGCTCGAAACAACTCCTTCAGTTGTTTATTCTGAATTGTATAATACTACAAATCGGTTATTAGATGATATGGCATATAAGCTTGCCAATTATCTCAATAAGAAGGGACATAAAGCATTTTTCTTTCCAAGGGATTGCTATGGTGATATTTCTGTACTCGTTAAAAAGCCAGAAGCTGCTTTTTCTCATGTGTTAGCAGGTAAATATGCTGGACTTGGTACCATTGGATGTAACCATACTTTACTTACAAAGAAGTTTGGTCCAAGGGTAAGGCTTGTATCGGTTTTAACTGATGCTGTTATTCCAGAAGATAGAATGTGTGAAGAGGAATTATGTATTAAATGTAGTATATGCAAAAAATGCTGTCCAACAGAAGCATTTGCTTCAAAGGAGGGCTCTATTTTTAAAATGGATAAAGAAAAATGTGCTAAATATCATGCTGAACTTAAAGGTGCTTATAAATATCCATGTGGGGTGTGTATAAAGGTGTGTCCTGTTGGAGAAGATAGAAAAATTTATGGTATGGATGCTAATAAATATTTAAAGGAAAAAGAAGTACTTAAGGAAAATAAGGATACATCAGAATATAGTGGATGGATTCACTGCAGAAGCTATGGTTCAAATTGA
- a CDS encoding trans-sulfuration enzyme family protein: MKKSFATSLAHLGEKNPPSISSAKSIPISMSSVFVFDDVETLDAVYEGEAKGYVYSRNGNPVHDALQEIIANIDEGEDAQVFSSGMAAITMAIISQVKAGDHIIVSNVLYGGTYQFLKVELDKFNVDVTFVDVVNDDVEKYFKPNTKLVYVETISNPLMEAIDINDISNKAHNHNAKLIVDNTFATAVVCQPLKLGADVVVYSATKYLNGHSDVTGGAVVSDKDTINKVKNTGALYGPMMSPFDAWLLIRSLRTLELRIIQHSNNALKLAEFLENHPKVENVYYPGLISSPSYKIANKIFNSNLYGGMLSIDLKNGEKGAYDLIRELETIKFVPSLAGVTTSVSYPVKTSHRALNDEELKKANISKGLIRVSTGLENIDDLISEFDRALTKI; this comes from the coding sequence ATGAAAAAAAGTTTTGCAACAAGTCTTGCTCATTTAGGAGAAAAGAACCCACCATCAATATCTTCAGCAAAGTCCATACCTATATCAATGAGCTCAGTATTTGTTTTTGATGATGTAGAAACATTAGATGCAGTATATGAAGGAGAAGCTAAGGGGTATGTGTATTCAAGAAATGGAAACCCAGTTCATGATGCATTGCAGGAAATAATTGCAAACATAGATGAAGGAGAAGATGCTCAAGTATTTTCTTCAGGAATGGCTGCTATTACTATGGCTATTATTTCACAAGTAAAAGCAGGGGATCATATAATAGTTTCAAATGTATTATATGGGGGAACTTATCAATTTCTTAAAGTTGAATTAGATAAATTTAATGTAGATGTTACATTTGTTGATGTTGTAAATGATGATGTAGAAAAATACTTTAAGCCAAATACAAAATTAGTATATGTAGAAACTATATCAAATCCATTAATGGAAGCTATTGATATAAATGATATTTCTAATAAAGCTCATAATCATAATGCAAAGTTAATTGTAGATAATACTTTTGCTACAGCTGTGGTATGCCAACCACTAAAATTAGGAGCGGATGTGGTAGTTTATAGTGCCACAAAATATTTAAATGGACACAGTGATGTAACAGGAGGAGCTGTAGTTTCAGATAAAGATACTATAAATAAAGTAAAAAACACAGGAGCATTATATGGACCTATGATGAGTCCTTTTGATGCATGGCTTTTAATAAGAAGTTTGAGAACATTAGAGCTTAGGATAATTCAGCATTCAAATAATGCTTTGAAATTAGCAGAGTTTTTAGAAAATCATCCTAAAGTTGAAAATGTATATTATCCTGGACTTATAAGTTCACCTTCTTATAAAATTGCAAATAAGATTTTCAATAGTAACCTATATGGAGGTATGCTCAGTATTGATTTGAAAAATGGGGAAAAGGGAGCTTACGATCTTATAAGGGAGCTTGAAACAATAAAGTTTGTACCAAGTTTAGCAGGAGTTACTACATCAGTTTCTTATCCTGTTAAAACTTCTCATAGAGCATTAAATGATGAAGAACTTAAAAAGGCCAATATTTCAAAGGGTTTGATTAGAGTTTCAACAGGATTAGAAAATATAGATGATTTAATTTCCGAATTTGATAGAGCATTAACCAAAATATAA
- a CDS encoding M20 family metallopeptidase codes for MNIQNVKKIKQNIIDELENKKENYIDISHKIHEHPEIGNEEIYASELLIDTLKKEGFNIEKALAGHPTSFIASKKSSKNSGPTIGFLAEYDALPNLGHGCGHNIIGTASTAAAITLSKYIDEVGGEVLVFGTPAEEGGENGSAKATFVKQGLFKGIDACLMVHPGGENSVTPYSLANNPIQFEFIGKASHAASAPENGINALDGVIQLFNGINALRQHVTDDVRIHGIITDGGSAPNIVPDYAKAKFFIRAFTKENCDLVTEKVKNIAEGAALSTGAKVNISFFQNEVDNFIINEKFDELFAENLKLLGINIDNIPKKGIGSTDAGNVSQVVPTIQPIIKIGDKSLCAHTPEFREAAKSKNGDEALITASKALALTGLTLLTDEHKLLEIKEEFNRCINL; via the coding sequence ATGAATATACAGAATGTTAAAAAAATTAAGCAAAATATAATTGATGAATTAGAAAATAAGAAAGAGAATTATATAGATATAAGCCATAAGATACATGAGCATCCTGAAATAGGAAATGAGGAGATTTATGCTTCTGAATTGCTTATAGACACTTTGAAAAAAGAAGGATTTAACATAGAAAAAGCCTTAGCAGGTCATCCTACTTCCTTCATAGCTAGTAAGAAATCCAGTAAAAATTCTGGACCTACTATAGGATTTTTAGCAGAATATGATGCTCTTCCAAATTTAGGACACGGCTGTGGTCATAATATTATAGGAACTGCTAGTACAGCAGCAGCTATTACTTTATCCAAATATATAGATGAAGTTGGTGGAGAAGTTTTAGTATTTGGGACGCCTGCTGAAGAAGGTGGAGAAAATGGCAGTGCAAAGGCAACCTTTGTGAAACAAGGATTATTTAAGGGGATAGATGCTTGCTTAATGGTTCACCCTGGAGGAGAGAACTCTGTAACTCCATATTCTTTAGCTAATAATCCTATACAATTTGAATTTATAGGCAAAGCTTCTCATGCTGCATCTGCACCTGAAAATGGTATAAATGCACTAGATGGTGTAATTCAGCTTTTCAATGGAATAAATGCTTTAAGACAGCATGTAACAGATGATGTTAGAATACATGGAATTATAACTGATGGAGGAAGTGCACCAAATATTGTTCCAGATTATGCAAAGGCTAAGTTTTTTATACGTGCATTTACAAAAGAAAATTGTGATTTAGTTACAGAAAAGGTTAAAAATATTGCGGAAGGAGCAGCTTTAAGTACTGGTGCTAAAGTTAATATAAGCTTTTTTCAAAATGAGGTGGATAACTTTATTATAAATGAAAAATTCGATGAACTATTTGCAGAAAATCTAAAATTACTTGGAATAAATATAGATAATATTCCTAAAAAGGGCATAGGGTCTACAGATGCGGGTAATGTAAGTCAAGTAGTTCCAACTATTCAGCCCATTATAAAAATAGGAGATAAAAGTTTGTGTGCTCATACACCTGAATTTCGAGAAGCTGCTAAATCAAAAAATGGAGATGAAGCTTTGATAACTGCATCAAAGGCTTTAGCACTTACAGGTCTTACTCTTTTAACAGATGAACATAAGTTATTGGAGATTAAAGAAGAATTCAACAGATGTATAAATTTGTAA
- a CDS encoding IS701 family transposase: MPSNNIVSINDELYNYLNDVNYGMSKPQFNHLTTIVNGLINLPGTKTLSKIAKCVLSSKDKSCIYRFLNHSKWDDSLLNANRLSYLNFFFKHNIKPKSVGFLVIDDTVNSKKSAKKMQGLSYNYSHTEGKNIWSHCVVTSNFVVDNKSIPLQYEPYYKKELCEELNKEFKSKIDIARDFINSFVTPSNCEKIYCLMDSWYTNNKLIESSLANGYHLIGAIKSNRKISPLGISLQLSEFENYIDPNTLDTVTVDGKNYKVYTYEGNVAKFPYAKVLICYEVKEDGFKAPLYLMSTDNLLDAQTIIKYYSYRWNIETSYKYFKSNLAFDKYRVRSSLSIERYFLIVFLAYNFLELFRFNCRNQGLETIGKVQEHLNCLTAKALVYFIYGNLKQNVALEDIFVKLKIA; the protein is encoded by the coding sequence ATGCCAAGTAATAATATTGTATCCATTAATGATGAACTTTACAACTACTTAAATGATGTAAACTATGGAATGTCTAAGCCACAGTTTAATCATTTAACCACTATTGTAAATGGATTGATAAATTTGCCTGGCACTAAAACTTTATCCAAAATTGCAAAATGTGTGCTGTCTTCAAAGGATAAAAGCTGTATTTATAGATTTTTAAATCATTCAAAATGGGACGATAGTCTTCTAAATGCTAATAGACTTAGTTATTTAAACTTTTTCTTTAAGCATAATATTAAACCTAAATCCGTAGGATTTTTAGTTATAGATGATACTGTGAATTCTAAGAAATCAGCAAAGAAAATGCAAGGACTATCATATAACTATTCCCATACTGAAGGTAAAAATATCTGGTCACATTGTGTGGTTACTTCGAATTTTGTTGTAGACAATAAATCTATTCCTTTACAATATGAACCTTATTATAAAAAGGAACTTTGTGAGGAATTAAACAAAGAATTTAAATCAAAAATTGATATTGCAAGAGATTTTATAAATTCTTTTGTAACTCCATCTAATTGTGAAAAAATATATTGTCTTATGGATTCTTGGTATACCAATAATAAATTAATAGAAAGTTCTTTAGCAAATGGGTATCACCTTATAGGAGCAATTAAATCTAACAGAAAAATATCTCCATTAGGAATTTCATTACAACTATCAGAATTTGAGAACTATATTGATCCTAATACCTTAGACACCGTTACAGTCGATGGTAAGAATTATAAAGTATACACTTATGAGGGTAATGTTGCAAAGTTCCCTTACGCTAAAGTGCTTATTTGTTATGAAGTTAAAGAAGATGGATTCAAAGCCCCATTATACCTAATGTCTACCGACAATTTATTAGATGCACAAACTATAATTAAATACTACTCTTATAGATGGAATATAGAAACTTCATATAAGTATTTTAAAAGTAATTTAGCTTTTGATAAATACAGAGTTCGAAGTAGTTTATCTATAGAACGATATTTTCTTATAGTATTTTTGGCTTATAACTTTCTAGAATTATTTAGATTTAATTGTAGAAATCAAGGATTAGAGACTATAGGTAAAGTCCAAGAACATTTAAACTGCCTAACGGCAAAAGCACTTGTGTACTTTATATATGGAAATTTAAAACAAAATGTTGCATTAGAAGACATTTTCGTGAAACTAAAAATAGCTTAA
- a CDS encoding 3'-5' exonuclease — protein sequence METTGLNSTKDKIIEISALKINNGAIIDEFNTFINPQVSIPEDISKLTNITNDDVKCSPTIADILETFLEFIGDSVLVAHNAEFDVGFLKINAKK from the coding sequence TTGGAGACTACTGGATTGAATTCAACTAAAGATAAAATAATTGAAATAAGTGCTCTAAAAATCAATAATGGAGCAATTATAGATGAGTTCAATACATTTATAAACCCACAAGTTTCTATACCAGAAGACATTTCAAAACTTACAAATATAACAAATGATGATGTAAAATGCTCACCTACTATAGCAGATATATTAGAAACATTTTTAGAGTTTATAGGCGACTCTGTATTAGTAGCACATAATGCAGAATTTGATGTAGGTTTTCTAAAAATCAATGCAAAAAAATAG